The Deinococcus malanensis genomic sequence CTGATTCGCGCGCGACGCAGCATGCTGGAGGTGCAGGCATGACATTTCCCCCAGCCCTGCTTGAAGCGGTCCAGGACCACCCCTACCCGCTGCTGTTCGCCACCATCAGTGGGGCGCACCTGTACGGGTTTCCCAGCCCAGACAGTGACTGGGACCTGCGTGGCGTGCACATCCTGCCCGCACGGGAGGTCCTGGGCCTGATGGGCGGACAGGACACCGTGCAGGTCATGAACGACCCCACCCTGGACCACATGCAGATGGCGCCGTACGGCACCGACATCGAACTCGACCTCGTGACGCACGACGCGGACAAGTTCTTCCGACTGATGCTTAAACGCAACGGGTATGTGCTCGAGCAGCTGCACTCCCCGCTGGTGGTGCACACCAGCCCGGAGCATGCCGAACTCCGGCACCTCGCGGCTGGCTGCGTCACCCGGCACCATGCCCACCATTACCTGGGATTCAGCGCCAACCAGTGGCGGCTGTTCGCCAAAGAGAGTCCCCAGCGTCTCAAGCCGCTGCTGTACACCTTCCGCACCGTGCTGACCGGCCTGTATCTGATGCGGACCGGGGAGACCCAGGCGAACCTGAGCGTGCTGAATGAAGAGGCCCGCCTGCCGTACCTCGACGAGCTGATCGCACGGAAGCGCGGCGGCGCGGAGAAGGAACCGTTCACTGGGGACGTGGCCTTCTACGAGCGGGAGGTCTGGCGGCTGACCGCGCAACTCGAAGACGCGCGTGACACCACGCACCTGCCGGATGAAGTGACGCCTGAAACGAAGCATGCGCTGAGCGACCTGCTGGTGACCCTGAGATTGAAGGACCTGTCATGAGCACACTGAAAGGACCTATCGAAGGGCTCTATGCGGTGTTCGCTCATGAGCCGCGTCCAGTGGTGGTTGAGGGGTGCACGAACTGCTGCATCAGTGAGGAAGAACTCGTTACCCTGGTTCTGAAACCTCGCGAGCAGCTGAGCGCGGAGGAACTCCGGTCCTATGCGTCGAACGCTCCCGATACGGTGGGGGCAGAAGCGGACTTCCGGTACTTTCTCCCCAGCCTCCTGGAACTCGCCGCGACGGGTGAGCTGGAGTGGCCCGACCGGCCCTGGGTCGTGCGGCGGCTTCGCATGGTGCCCTGGCACGCGCGGTGGAGCCTCCAGGAACAGAACGCGGTTCGAGCGTACCTGCGCGCATGGTGGTCGGACACCACCACTGAGAACGTCGAAACGGAGGACCTTGACGAGGTTCTGGCCACGCTGAGCCTGGTGGACACGCTCGAAGAATTTCCTCACTACCTCCACAGTTGGCTGGAATCGGGGCGCACCGGGAGGTCACGCCTGGCCCGCTTCATTACGGACCATTCCATGCAACTCGCGTTGGGCAAGCACTGGAATACCTGGGCCAGCCGGGAGGCGGTGCCGGTGCTGAACCACTGGCTCCACAGTGGAATACCGCTCCAGGCGCTGCTGAAGGAATTCGAACAGGATCCGGACGCTCCGGAGGCGGAACAGTTTCTCGAGGCGGCGGCCTTACTGGAGAGCAGATGACGACCATTCACCTTCCTGAATTGTGCCTGGTGGCCCTGATCGGCGCGTCCGGGTCCGGCAAGACCACCCTGTCCCGGCAGCTGTTCGCCCCGGGTGAGGTGCTGTCCAGCGACGCGTTCCGCCTGATGGTCGCGAACGACGAGAACGCCCAGGACGCCACCCGGGACGCCTTCGACAGCCTGTATTTCGTGGCGCGCAAACGACTGGCGCGCGGCCTGCTCACGGTCATCGACGCGACGAACGTGCAGGCCGACGCCCGCAAGCGCATCGTCAGTCTGGCCAAGGAGTTTGACGTCCTGCCGGTGGCCATCGTTCTGGACCTGCCGGAGGACACGCTACTCGAACGGCACCGGGCCCGCACGGACCGGCCGTTCGGCGCGCACGTGATCGGGCAGCAGGTAGGCCACCTGCGCCGGTCTCTGCGCAAATTGCAGG encodes the following:
- a CDS encoding nucleotidyltransferase domain-containing protein, translating into MTFPPALLEAVQDHPYPLLFATISGAHLYGFPSPDSDWDLRGVHILPAREVLGLMGGQDTVQVMNDPTLDHMQMAPYGTDIELDLVTHDADKFFRLMLKRNGYVLEQLHSPLVVHTSPEHAELRHLAAGCVTRHHAHHYLGFSANQWRLFAKESPQRLKPLLYTFRTVLTGLYLMRTGETQANLSVLNEEARLPYLDELIARKRGGAEKEPFTGDVAFYEREVWRLTAQLEDARDTTHLPDEVTPETKHALSDLLVTLRLKDLS